A genomic segment from Spongiibacter sp. IMCC21906 encodes:
- the rplK gene encoding 50S ribosomal protein L11 yields MAKKIQAYIKLQVAAGSANPSPPVGPALGQHGVNIMEFCKAFNAETQSMENGMPIPVVITVYSDRSFTFTTKTPPASFLLKKAAGIKSGSGTPNTKKVGKVNRAQLEEIATLKMPDLTAADMDAAVRTIAGSARAAGIEVEGV; encoded by the coding sequence ATGGCTAAGAAGATCCAAGCTTATATTAAGCTTCAAGTTGCCGCTGGCAGCGCAAACCCAAGTCCCCCGGTTGGTCCTGCTTTGGGTCAGCACGGTGTGAACATTATGGAATTTTGTAAAGCGTTTAATGCTGAAACTCAAAGCATGGAAAACGGTATGCCGATTCCGGTTGTTATTACGGTTTATTCTGATCGTAGTTTCACCTTTACCACCAAGACGCCTCCGGCTTCGTTTTTGCTGAAAAAAGCGGCTGGTATCAAAAGTGGCTCCGGTACTCCCAACACTAAAAAAGTTGGCAAAGTAAACCGGGCGCAGCTTGAAGAAATCGCTACTTTGAAAATGCCAGATCTGACAGCTGCAGATATGGACGCAGCGGTTCGTACAATTGCCGGTAGTGCTCGTGCCGCTGGTATCGAAGTGGAGGGTGTGTAA
- the rplJ gene encoding 50S ribosomal protein L10 has product MALRLEDKKAIVAGVNETAASAMSLVIADARGCTVSEMTELRKQAREANVDLRVVRNTLAKLALKGTDFECAEEAFKGPSLLAFSMEDPGAAARIFKDFAKENDDFEVKALAVSGQLLGAEQLDVLAKLPTREQALSMLMSVMQAPATKLVRTMNEVPGKLVRTLAAVRDQKEAA; this is encoded by the coding sequence GTGGCATTAAGACTCGAAGACAAGAAAGCGATTGTAGCTGGTGTTAACGAGACTGCCGCAAGTGCAATGTCATTGGTTATCGCTGACGCCCGTGGGTGTACAGTGAGCGAAATGACGGAGCTCCGCAAGCAAGCCCGTGAGGCAAATGTTGATCTGCGTGTAGTGCGTAACACATTGGCCAAGTTGGCGTTAAAGGGTACTGATTTTGAGTGCGCTGAGGAGGCTTTTAAAGGCCCTTCTCTGTTGGCGTTTTCAATGGAAGATCCCGGTGCTGCGGCGCGTATTTTCAAAGACTTCGCGAAAGAAAACGACGACTTTGAAGTAAAAGCACTGGCGGTTAGTGGCCAATTACTGGGTGCAGAGCAACTGGACGTTCTGGCGAAATTGCCAACCCGCGAGCAAGCACTGTCAATGCTGATGAGTGTGATGCAAGCGCCGGCAACCAAGCTGGTCCGTACCATGAACGAAGTGCCTGGCAAATTGGTTCGTACACTGGCAGCAGTTCGCGATCAGAAAGAAGCTGCGTAA
- the rplA gene encoding 50S ribosomal protein L1: MAKLTKRQKAIREKVVVGKQYSLEEAVALLKEVSTVKFVEAVDVSVNLGIDARKSDQAVRGATTLPHGTGKDVRVAVFTQGENAEKAKAAGADFVGMDDLAEQVKGGMMDFDVVVASPDAMRVVGQLGQVLGPRGLMPNPKTGTVTADVETAVKNAKAGQVRYRTDKNGIIHGAIGSIKFDASALKENLEALLSDLKKAKPASAKGVYMKKITLSSTMGPGVVIDQSSLSA; this comes from the coding sequence ATGGCTAAGCTAACTAAGCGCCAAAAGGCAATTCGTGAGAAAGTGGTTGTTGGTAAGCAGTACAGTCTCGAAGAAGCGGTAGCGCTGTTAAAAGAAGTCTCTACAGTGAAGTTCGTAGAAGCGGTTGATGTTTCTGTGAATCTTGGTATCGATGCGCGTAAATCTGACCAGGCGGTACGTGGTGCAACAACCCTGCCTCATGGTACAGGTAAAGATGTGCGTGTAGCTGTTTTCACCCAGGGTGAGAATGCAGAAAAAGCAAAAGCAGCGGGTGCTGATTTTGTGGGTATGGACGATTTGGCCGAGCAGGTTAAAGGCGGCATGATGGATTTTGATGTTGTTGTTGCCTCTCCGGATGCTATGCGCGTTGTCGGTCAGTTGGGCCAGGTTTTGGGGCCTCGTGGTCTTATGCCTAACCCTAAAACGGGTACTGTTACTGCAGATGTTGAAACTGCAGTAAAAAATGCTAAGGCGGGACAGGTTCGTTACCGTACAGATAAAAATGGCATCATTCATGGCGCCATCGGAAGCATTAAGTTTGATGCTTCTGCCCTGAAAGAAAATTTAGAAGCACTGCTGTCTGATTTGAAAAAGGCTAAGCCTGCTTCAGCAAAAGGCGTATACATGAAGAAAATTACACTGTCCTCAACGATGGGGCCGGGTGTGGTGATCGATCAGAGCAGCCTTTCTGCTTAA